In Phormidium yuhuli AB48, one genomic interval encodes:
- a CDS encoding class I SAM-dependent methyltransferase — translation MSKPVYPGEIFPNTQDFDEGIRTLLPRYTEMLDSIVRCVPADCATIIDLGCGTGELSLRLLKRCPQAQVLAIDYSPRMLEFAQQKIIQAGDNNRWEPICADFGDLASRHEGDVAIEGAQACVSSLAIHHLSDEMKQTLFNWVFRILEPGGCFWNADPVVPETPHLREVYQSVREEWAQKQGEAIAATRAKVGESVPQGHSAQDRLASLQSHLQMLTSAGFQDVAVPWKYFGFALFGGYRGIMDK, via the coding sequence ATGAGTAAACCTGTCTATCCCGGCGAAATCTTCCCCAATACCCAGGACTTTGACGAGGGGATTCGGACCCTTCTTCCTCGCTATACCGAGATGCTTGATAGCATCGTTCGCTGTGTTCCCGCCGACTGTGCAACAATTATCGATCTCGGCTGTGGAACTGGAGAGTTAAGCCTACGACTGTTAAAACGCTGTCCCCAAGCGCAAGTTCTCGCCATCGACTACTCGCCGCGTATGCTGGAATTTGCCCAACAGAAAATCATCCAGGCCGGTGATAACAACCGTTGGGAGCCAATTTGCGCCGATTTCGGTGACTTAGCCTCGCGCCATGAGGGGGATGTCGCCATTGAAGGGGCCCAAGCCTGTGTCTCCTCCCTGGCCATTCACCATCTCAGCGATGAGATGAAACAAACCCTGTTTAACTGGGTGTTTCGTATCTTAGAGCCGGGGGGATGTTTTTGGAATGCTGACCCCGTGGTTCCCGAAACTCCTCACCTCAGAGAGGTTTATCAGTCTGTGCGTGAGGAATGGGCCCAGAAACAAGGGGAGGCGATCGCCGCCACCCGCGCTAAAGTGGGTGAGAGTGTTCCCCAAGGCCATTCAGCACAAGACCGCTTAGCCAGTTTGCAAAGCCATCTCCAGATGTTAACCTCAGCCGGTTTCCAAGACGTCGCTGTTCCCTGGAAGTATTTTGGCTTTGCGCTATTTGGCGGCTACCGGGGAATCATGGATAAATAA